A DNA window from Nycticebus coucang isolate mNycCou1 chromosome 1, mNycCou1.pri, whole genome shotgun sequence contains the following coding sequences:
- the LOC128590316 gene encoding LOW QUALITY PROTEIN: uncharacterized protein LOC128590316 (The sequence of the model RefSeq protein was modified relative to this genomic sequence to represent the inferred CDS: substituted 2 bases at 2 genomic stop codons) produces the protein MGPTPLPTLQPAGSSACCHRTKIAKAEATVTTPLSLTLDHWTEVKKRGGDLSVEVKKGPWQTFCSSEWPTFNVGWPSGGTFDLSLIFAIKEIVFQRGPGAHPDQQPYIIVWQDLVQNPPPWVRPWTATSRPPSNPQVLAVQSSSPRKGGNSSDPPKKIYLEIQTDHLFLDPPPHPPPYPPALAPVRGQGGPASPDPAIAPSAPPGEPSLGPAQGTRSHRRGGVSPDTNVALPLRAYGPLPVATDEGPPPLQPLQYWPFSSADLYNWKINHPPFSEDPQRLTGLVESLMFSHQPTRDDCQQLIQTLFTTEERERILLEARKNVLGADGRPTQLPNIIETAFPLSRPDWDFNTAEGRERLSVYRQALVAGLRGAARRPTNLAKVREVIQGATEPPSVFLERLMEAFRHYTPFDPASEGQRASVAMTFIGQSAVDIKRKLQRIEGLQDYTLQDLVKEAEKVYHKRETEEXKEQRKEKEREERENKRDRRQEKNLTRILAAVVGEKSQEQTQGRTKKSGSLGNRIPLDKDQCAYCKEKGHWARECPKKKKKELSKKVLALEEEEDXRGQGSEPLPEPRVILKVEGKPVEFLVDTGAQHSVLLEPSGPVSKKKSWVVGATGYQQYSWTTRRSVDLGVGRVTHSFLIIPECPTPLLGRDLLTKMEAQITFTPDGPEVTQNKRVTALTMRLEDEHRLFEKQREKGTSLV, from the coding sequence actgtgacaacccctctgagtttaactctagatcattggactgaagtgaagaaaAGAGGTggtgatctgtcagtagaggttaaaaaaggcccatggcagactttctgctcctcggagtggcctacttttaatgtcggctggccctcaggaggaacctttgacttatctcttatttttgctattaaagagattgtttttcagagaggaccgggagcccatccggatcaacaaccttacatcatagtctggcaggacctggtgcagaatccgcccccctgggtccggccgtggactgccacatcccggcccccgtctaatcctcaggtgctcgctgtccaatcttccagtcccagaaaagggggcaacagttcggacccccctaagaagatatACCTggaaatccagactgatcatcttttcctcgaccctccaccccatcctcccccataccctcctgccttggctcctgtcagggggcagggaggaccagcatcgccggatccggcgattgccccctctgcacccccaggggaaccttcactggggcccgcacaaggtaccaggagtcaccgccggggaggagtgtctcccgacactaatgttgccctacccctgagggcatacggccccctgccagtggcaacagatgagggaccacctcctctccagcccctccagtactggccattttcttccgcagacctgtataactggaaaattaatcacccccctttttcagaagacccccaacgcctgactgggctggtagagtccctgatgttctctcatcagcccacacgggatgactgccagcagctcatacagactctcttcactactgaagagagggagaggattttactagaagctaggaagaatgtactcggggcggacgggcgtcctacccagctccccaacatcatcgagactgcctttcccctctccagaccagactgggatttcaacacggcagaaggtagggagcgactgtcagtctatcgccaggctctagtggctggcctccgtggggcggcaagacgccccactaatttggctaaggtaagagaagtaatacagggggccacggaacccccctccgtgtttcttgagcgtctaatggaagcttttaggcattacaccccatttgaccctgcctctgaaggacagagggcttccgtggctatgactttcatagggcagtcagctgtagacattaaaagaaagctgcagagaattgaaggattgcaggactataccttgcaggatttagttaaggaagctgagaaagtataccataaaagagaaactgaggaataaaaagagcagagaaaggagaaagagagagaagaaagggaaaataagagagaccgaagacaggagaaaaacttaacacggattttggccgcagtagtaggggagaagagccaggaacagacccaaggtagaactaagaagtcaggtagcctgggcaaccgcatcccgttagataaggatcaatgtgcctactgtaaggaaaaggggcactgggccagggaatgtcctaaaaaaaaaaagaaagaactctccaagaaagtactggccttagaggaagaagaagattagcggggacagggctcggaacccctccccgagcctagggtaatacttaaggtggaggggaagccagttgagttccttgtagacaccggagctcaacactcagtcctacttgaaccatcaggacccgtctccaagaaaaaatcctgggttgtaggggccacagggtatcagcagtactcatggactacccgaagatcagtagatctgggagtgggacgggtaacccactcgttcttaattatccctgagtgccctacgcccctcctcgggagagatttactcaccaaaatggaagcccaaattacttttactcctgatggcccagaggtaacccaaaataagagggtaacagccctgaccatgcgtttagaggatgaacatagactctttgaaaagcagcgggagaaagggactagtctcgta